The window GGAGAGCTCTACCGCGGCCACTTCGCTCACCTGCCCGTCTTCCTGGCCCATCTGGGCGTCGGCAAGGTCAACACCGCCGCGGGCCTCGCCCTGGCGCTCGAGGCCACCGGGGCGGAGACCGTCCTTCAGTTCGGCGTCGGCGGGGCCTTTCCCGGCAGTGGCCTGGAGCCGGGCGAGCTCGCCCTGGCGGCGCACGAGCTTCACCTGGACAGCGGGCTGCGGGACGGCGGCGGCTGGCACGACATGAGGGCGCTCGGCTTCCCGCTCCTGGACGGCCGCCCCCCCTACTACAACCTCTTCCCCACCCATCCTGAACTCCTGATCGCGCTAAAAAAGATCACGGGCGCCCTCAGTGGCGGCTTTGGCACCTCCGAGACCGTCACGGGAACCTTCGAGGAGGCGGAGCGGCTGGCAGGGCAGCACGGCGTTATCGTCGAGTCGATGGAGGGCGCCGCCGCCGCCCAGGTCTGCACGGCCTTGCGCGTCCCCTTCGGCGAGCTTCGGGGGATCAGCAACCTCGTCGGCGAGCGCGACAAGCGCAACTGGCGGCTCGCGGCGGCGGTGCTGGCCGCCAACCAGGCCGTACTCGACCTCCTGCGCGAGTGCTGAGCGCGGTGTTGTCAGACCTTTGAGT is drawn from Deinococcota bacterium and contains these coding sequences:
- the mqnB gene encoding futalosine hydrolase produces the protein GELYRGHFAHLPVFLAHLGVGKVNTAAGLALALEATGAETVLQFGVGGAFPGSGLEPGELALAAHELHLDSGLRDGGGWHDMRALGFPLLDGRPPYYNLFPTHPELLIALKKITGALSGGFGTSETVTGTFEEAERLAGQHGVIVESMEGAAAAQVCTALRVPFGELRGISNLVGERDKRNWRLAAAVLAANQAVLDLLREC